The Salvia miltiorrhiza cultivar Shanhuang (shh) chromosome 1, IMPLAD_Smil_shh, whole genome shotgun sequence genome has a window encoding:
- the LOC131001539 gene encoding calmodulin binding protein PICBP-like, with translation MDSVDSSPNYMKARSRFDPKKENSPGGSESDEIMCVSCGSAVMEVSNNGIKHNFATVRRRPKPRVIQLSDNDEASPHYLKATTSSEGKKSRSSESRLHDSSHPKLALSRKSSFRNVRILMKRTSFNFKPKRSLLRDAGVERATYSSTLKDSKFPAPLEIQLHPSREEESDDTSAVKVCRYHHCSLHGGCHAGAETAPPLKHFLYKRRQSLRKQKSMVPKADRKKNLHKRVIPHEVESLNQERFSDSIAVSGVLNEETELFDDGYSNVQEAYLVELAFGETSYPERSYRDSLDILRKYSSEGQALGGACSCESTATPERVEATAASLELKNDKDSSAVVLDTSIDDVAVSCKDGPDTPLISGEKTNKRNVFSSASSSSNSCEEDTESSPPVEEDSKADEAAVVGDSESNTPTHNGGKLHFSKPRHMSMWNLIHQHMSSNVSAESTDKESADVASDSDAQEIELRKMFAVKLVREAIEKILLPEVQDQASDDQSVTSETTPRAEKDQSRTCVQETDADGDKGNVPSDPKEEAEVVKKSEKKAPKHWSNLKKWILLQRFIRELEKVRRFNPKKPRHLAVNPDPEAEKVSLRPQTVEERKSAEEWMLDHALRQAVSQLAPTQKKKVTLLVKAFETVVPPQQQPSRRIPSLRTVSVFHSANAGLSSGDLKSSDENEKLEDPVHEESVDNDGDGLVVQEMGDETKTEAVQGLQNDDCTEGEGEAKDRKKHIKMWHMIYQHVVSDIAEKVGGHLLDGGEDEEGDINDGASSNLRGGLTKSDALKLVKQAVDEILVPEAQDDASDTQSVSSDSVQDEDLGVESKAEVPKSRNWSKLKKLLLLKRSIKALEKARPQPHLVPLPDPEPEKVDLRQQMMNERKKAEQWMLDYAVQHIVTTLTPARKRRVSMLVEAFEAVVPLPQA, from the exons ATGGATTCCGTTGATTCATCGCCAAATTATATGAAGGCCAGAAGCAGATTTGATCCAAAGAAAGAAAATTCTCCG GGAGGAAGTGAATCTGATGAGATTATGTGCGTTAGTTGTGGATCAGCAGTTATGGAAGTTTCCAATAATGGAATCAAGCATAACTTTGCAACTGTTAGGAGGAGACCAAAACCAAGAGTCATCCAATTATCCGATAATGATGAGGCGTCGCCTCATTATCTCAAGGCCACTACTTCTTCTGAGGGCAAGAAATCGCGCTCTTCTGAATCTAGGCTCCATGATTCCTCACACCCAAAGTTGGCTCTTTCCAGAAAATCCAGCTTTCGAAATGTGAGGATTTTGATGAAGAGGACTAGTTTCAACTTCAAGCCCAAGAGGTCTTTGTTGAGAGATGCTGGTGTTGAAAGAGCCACGTATTCTTCGACTCTTAAGGATTCCAAGTTTCCTGCCCCTCTGGAGATTCAACTTCACCCTAGTAGGGAGGAAGAATCCGACGACACTTCCGCAGTGAAGGTTTGCCGCTACCATCATTGCTCCTTACACGGAGGTTGCCACGCAGGTGCTGAAACCGCCCCTCCATTGAAGCATTTCCTTTACAAACGGAGGCAGTCATTGAGGAAGCAAAAGAGCATGGTGCCTAAGGCTGATAGAAAGAAGAATCTCCACAAAAGAGTAATACCTCATGAGGTAGAATCTTTGAATCAAGAGAGATTCAGTGACAGCATAGCTGTTTCTGGTGTTCTAAATGAGGAAACTGAGCTATTTGATGATGGGTATAGCAATGTTCAAGAGGCGTATCTGGTTGAGCTCGCCTTTGGTGAGACATCGTACCCTGAGAGAAGCTACCGGGATAGTCTAGACATATTGAGGAAGTATTCCTCAGAGGGGCAAGCTCTTGGAGGGGCGTGCTCATGTGAATCCACGGCCACACCTGAAAGAGTCGAGGCTACTGCAGCGAGCCTTGAATTGAAGAACGACAAAGATTCATCTGCTGTTGTTCTCGACACCTCCATTGATGATGTTGCAGTAAGCTGCAAAGATGGTCCAGACACTCCACTCATATCCGGTGAAAAAACCAACAAGAGGAACGTATTCTCATCAGCTTCTTCGAGTAGCAATTCCTGCGAGGAAGATACTGAATCTTCACCACCGGTTGAAGAAGATTCAAAAGCTGATGAAGCTGCAGTCGTTGGAGATTCTGAGTCGAACACCCCTACGCACAACGGGGGCAAGCTTCACTTCAGCAAACCAAGGCATATGAGCATGTGGAATCTGATACATCAACATATGTCATCAAATGTCTCTGCTGAATCTACAGATAAGGAGAGTGCAGATGTAGCTAGTGACTCGGATGCTCAAGAGATTGAACTCCGAAAGATGTTTGCTGTGAAGCTCGTACGAGAGGCAATAGAGAAGATCCTCCTTCCGGAGGTTCAAGACCAAGCATCTGATGATCAGTCGGTCACCAGTGAAACCACTCCACGAGCAGAGAAAGATCAAAGTAGAACGTGTGTCCAAGAAACCGATGCTGATGGAGACAAGGGGAATGTGCCGTCTGATCCGAAAGAGGAGGCTGAGGTGGTGAAGAAATCTGAGAAGAAAGCTCCGAAGCATTGGAGCAATCTGAAGAAGTGGATTCTGCTTCAGAGATTTATCAGAGAATTGGAGAAGGTGAGGAGATTCAACCCCAAGAAGCCGCGGCATCTGGCAGTGAATCCGGATCCTGAGGCAGAGAAGGTGAGCCTCCGACCTCAGACGGTGGAGGAGAGGAAGAGCGCGGAGGAGTGGATGCTCGACCACGCACTTCGCCAGGCAGTAAGCCAGCTTGCCCCAACTCAGAAGAAGAAAGTGACATTGCTTGTGAAAGCATTTGAGACCGTGGTTCCGCCTCAACAACAACCCTCTCGTCGAATCCCGAGCCTCAGAACTGTTTCAGTCTTCCACTCTGCAAATGCCGGCCTCTCAAGCGGTGATCTCAAGTCGAGTGATGAGAATGAGAAGCTCGAAGATCCTGTCCACGAAGAAAGTGTTGATAATGATGGTGATGGACTGGTGGTGCAGGAAATGGGAGACGAGACGAAGACAGAGGCCGTGCAAGGCCTTCAAAACGACGATTGCAcagagggggagggggaggcgAAAGACAGGAAAAAACATATCAAAATGTGGCATATGATATATCAGCATGTGGTATCAGATATTGCTGAGAAAGTTGGAGGCCATCTTCTCGATGGAGGCGAGGACGAAGAAGGAGACATTAATGATGGTGCATCGAGCAATCTGAGAGGCGGCCTAACCAAATCCGATGCTCTCAAACTCGTGAAGCAAGCAGTTGATGAGATCCTCGTTCCAGAAGCACAAGACGACGCCTCAGACACTCAATCAGTCTCGAGTGACTCCGTTCAAGACGAGGATTTGGGAGTAGAATCAAAGGCGGAGGTGCCGAAATCAAGAAACTGGAGCAAGCTGAAGAAGCTCCTGCTCTTGAAGAGATCCATCAAAGCATTGGAGAAAGCCAGACCACAACCTCATCTAGTGCCTCTGCCTGATCCCGAACCAGAGAAGGTCGACTTGAGGCAGCAGATGATGAACGAGAGGAAGAAGGCGGAGCAGTGGATGCTGGACTACGCGGTACAGCATATTGTCACGACGCTCACACCAGCTCGGAAGAGACGGGTGTCTATGCTTGTCGAAGCGTTTGAAGCAGTTGTTCCATTGCCACAAGCATGA
- the LOC131001540 gene encoding triacylglycerol lipase SDP1-like: protein MDISNEARVDSFSIGPSTLFGRTIAFRVLFCNSMSHLRHQIFGMLWMYIYKLKNCLSDYLSPVISWFHPRNPQGILVMVTMIAFLLKRYTNVKMRAEMAYRRKFWRNMMRAALTYEEWAHAAKMMDKETLKMNESDLYDEELVRNKLQELRHRRQEGSLRDIIFCMRADLVRNLGNMCNPELHKGRLHVPKLIKEYIDEVTTQLRMVCDSDSEELLLEEKLAFMHETRHAFGRTALLLSGGASLGAFHVGVVKTLVEHKLLPRIIAGSSVGSIMCSVVATRSWPELQSFFEDSWHSIQFFDQMGGIFTVFKRVMTQGAVHEIRQLQMMLRHLTNNLTFQEAYDMTGRILGITVCSPRKHEPPRCLNYLTSPHVVIWSAVTASCAFPGLFEAQELMAKDRIGDIVPFHPPFQLGPEEASGTSSRRWRDGSLEIDLPMMQLKELFNVNHFIVSQANPHIVPLLRLKELVRAYGGNFAAKLAHLAEMEVKHRCNQILELGFPLGGLAKLFAQDWEGDVTVVMPATLAQLSKIIQNPSYVELQKSANQGRRCTWEKLSTIKANCGIELALDECVAILNHMRRLKRSAERAAAAASSHSLPLPTSVRFNASKRIPSWNVIARENSTGSLEEDLLAEAASSLHQGAGGSTGQAARNLRTHRYIHDGSDSESESADLNSWTRSGGPLMRTTSADQFVDFVQNLEIDTRMNRGAMGQSSIAGIQPVARDQMHHGLRVTTPDRTSSDTEYDQYGSRTPTPVGSSSIMVAEGDLLQPERIQNGIVFNVVRKEVLTPSGRSQESPSEHNSSTHESVAECVQLDCPEKEMDATSVSESGDDIREDVCVAGDASDHVPESPSSDGICDKHITGGE from the exons ATGGATATCAGTAATGAGGCTAGGGTTGATTCATTCTCAATTGGGCCGTCTACACTTTTTGGCCGGACCATTGCTTTTAGAGTGTTATTCTGCAATTCCATGTCACATTTGAGGCATCAAATATTTGGGATGTTGTGGATGTACATTTACAAGTTGAAGAACTGTTTGAGTGACTACTTATCCCCTGTGATCTCATGGTTCCATCCAAGGAATCCACAAGGGATTCTCGTGATGGTGACGATGATTGCCTTCTTGTTGAAACGCTACACGAATGTGAAGATGAGGGCGGAGATGGCGTATAGGAGGAAGTTTTGGAGGAATATGATGAGAGCTGCATTAACCTATGAGGAGTGGGCTCATGCCGCAAAAATGATGGACAAAGAGACTCTTAAGATGAATGAATCTGATCTCTATGATGAGGAGCTTGTGAGGAATAAGCTTCAAGAGCTTCGCCATCGTCGCCAAGAGGGATCTCTTAGGGATATCATATTCTGTATGAGGGCTGACTTAGTTAGGAATCTAGGTAACATGTGCAATCCGGAGCTCCACAAAGGAAGACTCCACGTGCCGAAACTCATAAAGGAGTACATAGATGAAGTTACTACACAGTTAAGAATGGTGTGCGACTCTGATTCGGAGGAGCTTCTGTTGGAGGAGAAGCTCGCTTTCATGCATGAAACGAGGCATGCCTTTGGTAGAACGGCTTTGCTTTTAAGTGGAGGCGCTTCGTTGGGGGCTTTTCATGTTGGGGTAGTCAAAACATTGGTAGAACATAAGCTTTTGCCGCGCATAATTGCTGGTTCTAGTGTAGGGTCGATAATGTGTTCTGTTGTTGCAACTAGGTCTTGGCCCGAGCTGCAGAGTTTCTTCGAGGATTCTTGGCATTCGATTCAGTTCTTCGACCAGATGGGTGGGATTTTCACCGTGTTCAAGAGGGTCATGACGCAGGGCGCGGTTCATGAGATTAGACAGTTGCAGATGATGTTGAGGCACCTTACGAATAATCTCACTTTCCAGGAAGCTTATGATATGACTGGTCGCATCTTGGGAATCACGGTTTGTTCCCCAAGGAAGCACGAACCTCCGAGATGCCTCAACTACTTGACTTCACCTCATGTGGTCATTTGGAGTGCCGTGACTGCTTCTTGTGCTTTTCCTGGTCTCTTTGAAGCTCAAGAACTTATGGCAAAGGATAGAATCGGGGACATTGTTCCTTTCCACCCTCCGTTTCAGTTGGGGCCTGAGGAGGCTTCAGGCACGTCTTCACGTCGTTGGAGAGATGGTAGCTTGGAGATCGATTTGCCAATGATGCAGTTGAAAGAACTTTTCAATGTAAATCATTTCATAGTGAGTCAGGCAAACCCTCATATCGTACCTTTACTGAGGCTGAAGGAGCTTGTTAGAGCATATGGAGGCAACTTTGCCGCAAAG CTTGCTCATCTAGCTGAAATGGAGGTAAAGCACAGATGCAACCAAATATTGGAACTTGGTTTTCCACTGGGTGGACTTGCCAAGCTCTTTGCTCAAGATTGGGAGGGTGACGTGACTGTCGTAATGCCCGCTACTTTAGCTCAG ctGTCAAAGATAATACAGAATCCATCATATGTAGAGCTTCAGAAGTCAGCAAACCAAGGCAGGAGATGCACTTGGGAGAAGCTGTCGACGATAAAGGCGAACTGTGGAATAGAACTCGCCCTTGATGAGTGCGTCGCGATTCTCAACCACATGCGCAGATTGAAGAGGAGCGCGGAGAGGGCGGCTGCAGCAGCTTCGTCTCATAGTTTGCCTCTTCCCACCAGTGTGAGGTTCAACGCGTCTAAGAGGATTCCTTCTTGGAATGTCATAGCTCGAGAGAACTCGACCGGGTCTCTCGAGGAAGACCTACTCGCGGAGGCCGCATCTTCTCTTCACCAAGGCGCGGGCGGCTCGACAGGGCAAGCTGCGAGGAATCTACGGACTCACCGGTACATACACGACGGGAGCGACAGCGAGTCTGAGAGCGCTGATCTGAATTCTTGGACGAGATCAGGAGGTCCGCTGATGAGGACTACTTCGGCTGATCAATTTGTCGACTTTGTACAAAATCTTGAGATCGATACCAGAATGAACAGAGGAGCGATGGGACAATCGAGCATTGCCGGGATCCAGCCGGTTGCACGTGATCAGATGCATCACGGTTTGAGGGTCACGACGCCGGATAGGACGTCGTCGGACACGGAGTACGATCAGTATGGCAGCCGGACTCCGACTCCAGTAGGGAGTTCGAGCATCATGGTGGCGGAGGGTGATCTCCTGCAGCCCGAACGGATCCAGAATGGTATAGTGTTCAACGTCGTGAGGAAGGAGGTGTTGACCCCATCGGGAAGGAGCCAAGAGTCACCCTCGGAGCACAATAGCTCGACACACGAGTCGGTTGCCGAGTGTGTGCAGCTCGACTGCCCGGAGAAGGAGATGGACGCCACCTCTGTCTCAGAGAGCGGAGACGACATCAGGGAAGACGTGTGTGTCGCCGGAGATGCCTCGGATCACGTCCCGGAAAGTCCTTCCAGTGATGGTATTTGCGATAAACACATTACCGGTGGCGAGTAG